In Candidatus Sedimenticola sp. (ex Thyasira tokunagai), the following proteins share a genomic window:
- a CDS encoding EAL domain-containing protein: protein MHHEIEDSLTGKRASVIHGHMYDEDAPRRLELVTSPLHCSDGSLKGVIEVSRDITDHLELLDEVRQQKDHLNHLAHHDSLTNLPNRVLFLDRLEQTISKSRRAHEQVAIFFIDLDQFKQINDSFGHAFGDRVLEEVAVRFNQCVRKNDTVARLGGDEFTIIMDALHTPQHATAMAQKLINSLEHPFVIDEHQFYLTASIGISLFPQDGHSADTLLRNADTAMYKAKDEGRNTFQYYTENMTEQAFERILMEVSLRNALKKDELAIYYQPQFNSSNGNLIGMEALVRWQHPELGLVVPARFIPLAEETGLIIQIGEWMLRSACRQMVEWKRQGFNPVKVAVNLSAKQLGNENLLSSINKILEETGCDPTWLELEVTEGYLMKKPEQSIYIMGEIRGLGIDLAIDDFGTGYSSLAYLKRFPITRLKIDGSFVRDIPDDPEDMAITRAVIALGKSLNLDVIAEGVETERQQAFLANEGCRHVQGFLYSRPVPAIEASHFLSKNS, encoded by the coding sequence TTGCATCACGAAATCGAAGACTCGCTTACGGGCAAGCGGGCCTCTGTGATCCACGGCCACATGTATGATGAAGACGCACCCAGAAGGTTGGAACTGGTGACCTCGCCTCTACATTGCAGTGATGGCTCTCTAAAGGGGGTAATCGAGGTTTCACGTGATATCACCGACCACCTGGAGTTGCTCGACGAGGTGAGACAACAGAAGGATCACCTCAACCATTTGGCACACCATGACTCATTGACCAACCTGCCCAATCGCGTCCTCTTTCTCGATCGCCTGGAGCAAACCATCAGCAAATCCAGGCGAGCCCATGAGCAGGTAGCCATCTTCTTCATTGACCTCGACCAGTTTAAGCAGATCAACGATAGTTTTGGACATGCTTTCGGTGATCGTGTGCTGGAAGAGGTGGCGGTACGTTTCAATCAGTGCGTCAGGAAAAATGACACGGTAGCCCGCCTGGGAGGCGATGAATTCACCATCATCATGGATGCGCTGCATACCCCCCAGCACGCCACTGCGATGGCACAAAAGCTGATCAACAGTCTGGAACACCCCTTTGTCATCGATGAGCACCAATTTTATCTAACCGCGAGCATCGGTATCAGCCTGTTTCCTCAAGATGGCCATAGCGCAGATACTCTGCTACGGAATGCCGACACAGCAATGTACAAAGCGAAGGATGAGGGGCGTAACACCTTCCAGTACTACACGGAGAATATGACGGAACAGGCATTCGAACGCATCCTCATGGAGGTCAGCCTGCGTAACGCCCTCAAGAAAGACGAACTGGCAATCTATTATCAACCTCAATTCAACTCCAGTAACGGTAACTTGATCGGCATGGAGGCGTTGGTACGCTGGCAACATCCAGAACTGGGACTGGTTGTACCGGCACGTTTTATACCTTTGGCGGAAGAGACCGGGCTGATTATCCAGATCGGGGAGTGGATGCTGCGCAGTGCTTGCAGGCAGATGGTGGAGTGGAAGCGACAGGGGTTTAATCCTGTCAAGGTGGCAGTCAACCTTTCAGCCAAGCAGCTTGGTAACGAAAATTTACTCTCCAGTATTAATAAAATTCTGGAAGAGACCGGGTGCGATCCAACTTGGCTTGAGCTTGAAGTAACCGAAGGCTATCTGATGAAGAAGCCGGAGCAGTCAATTTACATTATGGGGGAGATCAGAGGGTTGGGAATCGATCTTGCGATTGATGATTTCGGTACCGGCTACTCATCCCTGGCTTATCTGAAACGTTTTCCTATCACCCGACTGAAAATTGATGGCTCCTTTGTCCGTGACATACCGGATGACCCAGAAGATATGGCGATCACAAGGGCGGTAATTGCACTGGGGAAAAGTCTCAATCTGGATGTAATTGCAGAAGGTGTCGAAACCGAGAGACAGCAGGCATTTTTGGCTAACGAAGGGTGCCGGCATGTACAAGGCTTTCTCTACAGCCGGCCCGTCCCGGCAATAGAGGCAAGCCATTTTTTGTCAAAAAACTCCTAG
- a CDS encoding hemolysin III family protein — translation MQASSSTARYSLGEEIAHTITHGLGALLSIAGLAILVAFSALYGDAWHITSCSIYGGTLILLYTASTLYHGIPLPNAKRILRQIDHAAIFILIAGTYTPFTLVNLRGTWGWTLFGLVWGIAIAGVVLELVLQQRYRRLSIGLYLGLGWLVVIAIEPMLSTVATGGLILLLIGGLCYSLGVIFYVWKSLAYHHAVWHLFVLAGSTFHFFAVLFYVIPSSN, via the coding sequence ATGCAAGCTTCTTCAAGTACGGCGAGATACAGCCTTGGCGAAGAGATCGCCCATACCATCACCCATGGTCTGGGAGCGCTGTTGAGTATTGCCGGTTTAGCGATACTCGTGGCCTTTTCAGCACTTTATGGTGATGCCTGGCATATCACCAGCTGTAGTATCTATGGGGGAACGTTGATTCTTCTGTACACCGCTTCGACCCTCTATCACGGTATCCCCTTACCCAATGCAAAGCGGATTCTGCGCCAGATTGATCATGCCGCTATTTTTATTCTTATTGCCGGCACCTATACACCTTTCACTCTGGTCAATCTGCGGGGCACCTGGGGATGGACACTGTTTGGTCTGGTCTGGGGGATAGCGATTGCCGGCGTTGTACTGGAACTGGTGTTGCAACAGCGCTACCGTCGTCTCTCTATTGGTCTCTACCTTGGATTGGGCTGGCTGGTGGTGATTGCTATCGAGCCAATGCTATCGACGGTCGCTACCGGCGGCTTGATTCTGCTGCTGATCGGCGGCCTCTGCTACTCTCTGGGTGTAATCTTCTATGTATGGAAGTCTCTGGCCTATCATCATGCGGTCTGGCATCTGTTTGTTTTGGCCGGCAGTACCTTCCATTTCTTTGCCGTACTCTTCTATGTGATACCCAGTAGTAATTAA